A part of Xenopus tropicalis strain Nigerian chromosome 4, UCB_Xtro_10.0, whole genome shotgun sequence genomic DNA contains:
- the LOC116410311 gene encoding dispanin subfamily A member 2b-like has translation MANREQEQPIMQSERAPRSYGTGGYEPVRGTTSPQVQATAVTIEIMDLQGERDHLVWSVFNTAYMNICCLGLLALVFSVKSRDRKILGDSNGAQSYGSSARAANIVASLLSIVAYIITLVVLMLELPKK, from the exons ATGGCGAATAGGGAACAAGAGCAGCCAATCATGCAGTCTGAAAGAGCACCCAGATCCTACGGCACCGGCGGCTACGAACCTGTCAGGGGCACAACGAGTCCACAAGTACAGGCCACTGCAGTGACCATAGAAATCATGGACCTTCAAGGAGAACGTGATCATTTGGTCTGGTCAGTCTTTAACACTGCGTACATGAATATTTGTTGCCTGGGACTCCTTGCCCTTGTTTTTTCTGTCAAG TCCCGGGACCGGAAGATACTCGGGGACAGCAATGGAGCACAGAGCTATGGATCTTCTGCCCGAGCCGCCAACATTGTAGCCTCTCTGCTCAGTATTGTCGCCTACATCATCACATTGGTTGTACTTATGCTTGAACTTCCCAAAAAGTGA